A DNA window from Arachis duranensis cultivar V14167 chromosome 3, aradu.V14167.gnm2.J7QH, whole genome shotgun sequence contains the following coding sequences:
- the LOC107476934 gene encoding auxin response factor 4-like isoform X2 has translation MDIDLNHAVVVSSEDDDESNVECDKGASSPSPSGSAMSSYLELWHACAGPLTSLPKKGNVVVYFPQGHLEQASSFSHFAPIDVPNYDLQPQILCRVVNVQLLANKENDEVYTQITLLPQSDELEDKNLEGKEVEEIGGDEEGNGVPTLKPTTHMFCKSLTASDTSTHGGFSVPRRAAEDCFPPLDYKQQRPSQELVAKDLHGVEWRFRHIYRGQPRRHLLTTGWSMFVGQKKLVSGDAVLFLRGENGELRLGIRRAIRPRNGLPGTVIGNQNCYPNFLSSVSDAISTKSMFHVFYSPRASHAPFVVPYKKYVKSINNPVTIGTRFKMTFEMDESPERRCGGGTVIGMSEVDPYRWPKSKWRCLMVRWDEDIDTNHQDRVSPWEIDPFASLPPLSLQSFPRLKKLRTDGQAAAHSHLITGSSGLVDFEESVRSPKVLQGQENAGFLSLYYGCDTLTNRPRFEMSPLPHVASTTGVRRGNTAELMSVHPFSYAGFTETTRFPRVLQGQEIGPLKSLRGKVDLSLGSWGKSNNSIGCTTFNFHQATKPQVLESSYFPYGDIHKKTAQTNMFYSKPTNFHRENVSFNTHSNQGVIKRSEVGRTDVPNEHKKTMPGETCAPDMKIPDDSKNVKAKVNGCKLFGFPLSGETTPQNLQNTAKRSCTKVHKQGSLVGRAIDLSRLSSYADLLSELERLFGMEGLLRDPDKGWRILYTDNENDIMVVGDDPWHEFCNVVCKIHIHSQEEVEKMTIGIINDETNSSLEEAPMIMEPSKSSSVGQPDYYSPTVLKV, from the exons ATGGACATTGATCTAAACCATGCAGTAGTAGTGAGTagtgaggatgatgatgagagcAATGTGGAATGTGACAAAGGTGCTTCATCACCTTCTCCTTCAGGTTCTGCTATGTCTTCTTACCTTGAACTTTGGCATGCTTGTGCTGGACCTCTAACTTCACTCCCAAAGAAAGGGAATGTGGTTGTGTACTTCCCTCAAGGACACTTAGAACAAGCCTCTTCTTTCTCTCATTTCGCACCAATTGATGTGCCTAATTATGATCTTCAGCCTCAAATCCTTTGCAGGGTTGTTAATGTTCAGTTACTT GCTAATAAGGAGAATGATGAGGTTTATACTCAGATTACTTTGCTTCCCCAATCTGATGAG TTGGAAGATAAGAATTTGGAGGGTAAAGAGGTTGAGGAAATTGGAGGAGATGAAGAGGGAAATGGAGTTCCAACCTTAAAGCCAACAACTCATATGTTCTGCAAATCACTCACTGCTTCAGATACCAGCACTCATGGAGGATTCTCTGTTCCTCGCCGAGCTGCCGAAGATTGTTTTCCTCCTTTG GATTATAAACAACAAAGACCCTCTCAAGAGCTTGTAGCAAAAGACCTTCATGGTGTGGAGTGGAGATTTCGCCATATTTATAGAG GGCAACCAAGGAGGCATTTACTCACTACTGGTTGGAGTATGTTTGTTGGCCAAAAGAAACTTGTTTCTGGTGATGCAGTCCTTTTTCTAAG GGGTGAAAATGGAGAACTGAGATTGGGAATCAGAAGAGCTATTAGACCAAGAAATGGTCTTCCTGGAACAGTAATTGGAAACCAAAACTGTTATCccaattttctttcttctgtttCTGATGCAATATCCACCAAAAGCATGTTTCATGTTTTCTACAGTCCAAG AGCAAGTCATGCACCCTTTGTTGTgccatataaaaaatatgttaaaagcATCAACAATCCTGTGACAATTGGGACAAGATTCAAAATGACTTTTGAAATGGATGAATCTCCAGAAAGAAG GTGTGGTGGTGGTACTGTGATTGGAATGAGTGAAGTAGATCCATATAGATGGCCTAAATCAAAGTGGAGATGCTTGATG GTTAGATGGGATGAGGATATTGATACTAATCATCAAGACCGAGTATCTCCATGGGAGATCGATCCTTTCGCTTCCCTCCCTCCTTTGAGTCTTCAGTCTTTCCCAAGACTGAAGAAACTAAGGACGGATGGGCAAGCTGCCGCTCACAGTCACCTCATCACTG GGAGCAGTGGATTGGTGGACTTTGAGGAGTCTGTAAGATCACCAAAGGTCTTGCAAGGTCAAGAAAATGCTGGTTTTCTGTCACTCTATTATGGATGTGACACCTTAACTAACCGGCCGCGATTTGAGATGAGCCCTCTTCCACACGTAGCATCAACAACTGGAGTGAGAAGGGGCAACACTGCTGAGCTTATGAGTGTTCATCCATTCAGCTATGCAGGCTTCACAGAAACTACTAGGTTTCCAAGGGTCTTGCAAGGTCAAGAAATAGGTCCATTGAAATCCCTTAGGGGAAAAGTTGATTTGAGCCTTGGTTCTTGGGGCAAATCCAACAATAGTATTGGTTGCACCACTTTCAACTTTCATCAAGCAACCAAACCACAAGTTCTTGAATCTTCTTATTTTCCCTATGGGGATATTCACAAGAAAACTGCTCAAACCAACATGTTTTACTCGAAACCGACGAATTTCCACAGAGAGAATGTCTCCTTCAACACACATTCCAATCAAGGGGTGATCAAGAGAAGTGAAGTTGGAAGAACAGATGTTCCAAATGAGCATAAGAAGACAATGCCGGGCGAAACTTGTGCGCCGGATATGAAGATTCCAGATGACAGCAAAAATGTTAAGGCAAAGGTAAATGGCTGCAAACTATTTGGATTTCCTTTGTCTGGGGAAACTACCCCTCAAAATTTACAGAACACTGCAAAAAGGAGTTGTACTAAG GTTCACAAGCAAGGAAGCCTAGTAGGAAGAGCCATTGATCTATCAAGATTGAGCAGCTATGCTGACCTGCTGAGTGAACTCGAGAGACTTTTCGGCATGGAAGGCCTTCTTAGAGATCCTGATAAGGGATGGAGGATCCTCTACACtgataatgagaatgatatAATGGTTGTTGGGGATGATCCATGGCA TGAGTTTTGCAATGTGGTGTGCAAGATCCATATACATTCCC
- the LOC107476934 gene encoding auxin response factor 4-like isoform X3, translating into MDIDLNHAVVVSSEDDDESNVECDKGASSPSPSGSAMSSYLELWHACAGPLTSLPKKGNVVVYFPQGHLEQASSFSHFAPIDVPNYDLQPQILCRVVNVQLLANKENDEVYTQITLLPQSDELEDKNLEGKEVEEIGGDEEGNGVPTLKPTTHMFCKSLTASDTSTHGGFSVPRRAAEDCFPPLDYKQQRPSQELVAKDLHGVEWRFRHIYRGQPRRHLLTTGWSMFVGQKKLVSGDAVLFLRGENGELRLGIRRAIRPRNGLPGTVIGNQNCYPNFLSSVSDAISTKSMFHVFYSPRASHAPFVVPYKKYVKSINNPVTIGTRFKMTFEMDESPERRCGGGTVIGMSEVDPYRWPKSKWRCLMVRWDEDIDTNHQDRVSPWEIDPFASLPPLSLQSFPRLKKLRTDGQAAAHSHLITAGSSGLVDFEESVRSPKVLQGQENAGFLSLYYGCDTLTNRPRFEMSPLPHVASTTGVRRGNTAELMSVHPFSYAGFTETTRFPRVLQGQEIGPLKSLRGKVDLSLGSWGKSNNSIGCTTFNFHQATKPQVLESSYFPYGDIHKKTAQTNMFYSKPTNFHRENVSFNTHSNQGVIKRSEVGRTDVPNEHKKTMPGETCAPDMKIPDDSKNVKAKVHKQGSLVGRAIDLSRLSSYADLLSELERLFGMEGLLRDPDKGWRILYTDNENDIMVVGDDPWHEFCNVVCKIHIHSQEEVEKMTIGIINDETNSSLEEAPMIMEPSKSSSVGQPDYYSPTVLKV; encoded by the exons ATGGACATTGATCTAAACCATGCAGTAGTAGTGAGTagtgaggatgatgatgagagcAATGTGGAATGTGACAAAGGTGCTTCATCACCTTCTCCTTCAGGTTCTGCTATGTCTTCTTACCTTGAACTTTGGCATGCTTGTGCTGGACCTCTAACTTCACTCCCAAAGAAAGGGAATGTGGTTGTGTACTTCCCTCAAGGACACTTAGAACAAGCCTCTTCTTTCTCTCATTTCGCACCAATTGATGTGCCTAATTATGATCTTCAGCCTCAAATCCTTTGCAGGGTTGTTAATGTTCAGTTACTT GCTAATAAGGAGAATGATGAGGTTTATACTCAGATTACTTTGCTTCCCCAATCTGATGAG TTGGAAGATAAGAATTTGGAGGGTAAAGAGGTTGAGGAAATTGGAGGAGATGAAGAGGGAAATGGAGTTCCAACCTTAAAGCCAACAACTCATATGTTCTGCAAATCACTCACTGCTTCAGATACCAGCACTCATGGAGGATTCTCTGTTCCTCGCCGAGCTGCCGAAGATTGTTTTCCTCCTTTG GATTATAAACAACAAAGACCCTCTCAAGAGCTTGTAGCAAAAGACCTTCATGGTGTGGAGTGGAGATTTCGCCATATTTATAGAG GGCAACCAAGGAGGCATTTACTCACTACTGGTTGGAGTATGTTTGTTGGCCAAAAGAAACTTGTTTCTGGTGATGCAGTCCTTTTTCTAAG GGGTGAAAATGGAGAACTGAGATTGGGAATCAGAAGAGCTATTAGACCAAGAAATGGTCTTCCTGGAACAGTAATTGGAAACCAAAACTGTTATCccaattttctttcttctgtttCTGATGCAATATCCACCAAAAGCATGTTTCATGTTTTCTACAGTCCAAG AGCAAGTCATGCACCCTTTGTTGTgccatataaaaaatatgttaaaagcATCAACAATCCTGTGACAATTGGGACAAGATTCAAAATGACTTTTGAAATGGATGAATCTCCAGAAAGAAG GTGTGGTGGTGGTACTGTGATTGGAATGAGTGAAGTAGATCCATATAGATGGCCTAAATCAAAGTGGAGATGCTTGATG GTTAGATGGGATGAGGATATTGATACTAATCATCAAGACCGAGTATCTCCATGGGAGATCGATCCTTTCGCTTCCCTCCCTCCTTTGAGTCTTCAGTCTTTCCCAAGACTGAAGAAACTAAGGACGGATGGGCAAGCTGCCGCTCACAGTCACCTCATCACTG CAGGGAGCAGTGGATTGGTGGACTTTGAGGAGTCTGTAAGATCACCAAAGGTCTTGCAAGGTCAAGAAAATGCTGGTTTTCTGTCACTCTATTATGGATGTGACACCTTAACTAACCGGCCGCGATTTGAGATGAGCCCTCTTCCACACGTAGCATCAACAACTGGAGTGAGAAGGGGCAACACTGCTGAGCTTATGAGTGTTCATCCATTCAGCTATGCAGGCTTCACAGAAACTACTAGGTTTCCAAGGGTCTTGCAAGGTCAAGAAATAGGTCCATTGAAATCCCTTAGGGGAAAAGTTGATTTGAGCCTTGGTTCTTGGGGCAAATCCAACAATAGTATTGGTTGCACCACTTTCAACTTTCATCAAGCAACCAAACCACAAGTTCTTGAATCTTCTTATTTTCCCTATGGGGATATTCACAAGAAAACTGCTCAAACCAACATGTTTTACTCGAAACCGACGAATTTCCACAGAGAGAATGTCTCCTTCAACACACATTCCAATCAAGGGGTGATCAAGAGAAGTGAAGTTGGAAGAACAGATGTTCCAAATGAGCATAAGAAGACAATGCCGGGCGAAACTTGTGCGCCGGATATGAAGATTCCAGATGACAGCAAAAATGTTAAGGCAAAG GTTCACAAGCAAGGAAGCCTAGTAGGAAGAGCCATTGATCTATCAAGATTGAGCAGCTATGCTGACCTGCTGAGTGAACTCGAGAGACTTTTCGGCATGGAAGGCCTTCTTAGAGATCCTGATAAGGGATGGAGGATCCTCTACACtgataatgagaatgatatAATGGTTGTTGGGGATGATCCATGGCA TGAGTTTTGCAATGTGGTGTGCAAGATCCATATACATTCCC
- the LOC107476934 gene encoding auxin response factor 4-like isoform X1, translating into MDIDLNHAVVVSSEDDDESNVECDKGASSPSPSGSAMSSYLELWHACAGPLTSLPKKGNVVVYFPQGHLEQASSFSHFAPIDVPNYDLQPQILCRVVNVQLLANKENDEVYTQITLLPQSDELEDKNLEGKEVEEIGGDEEGNGVPTLKPTTHMFCKSLTASDTSTHGGFSVPRRAAEDCFPPLDYKQQRPSQELVAKDLHGVEWRFRHIYRGQPRRHLLTTGWSMFVGQKKLVSGDAVLFLRGENGELRLGIRRAIRPRNGLPGTVIGNQNCYPNFLSSVSDAISTKSMFHVFYSPRASHAPFVVPYKKYVKSINNPVTIGTRFKMTFEMDESPERRCGGGTVIGMSEVDPYRWPKSKWRCLMVRWDEDIDTNHQDRVSPWEIDPFASLPPLSLQSFPRLKKLRTDGQAAAHSHLITAGSSGLVDFEESVRSPKVLQGQENAGFLSLYYGCDTLTNRPRFEMSPLPHVASTTGVRRGNTAELMSVHPFSYAGFTETTRFPRVLQGQEIGPLKSLRGKVDLSLGSWGKSNNSIGCTTFNFHQATKPQVLESSYFPYGDIHKKTAQTNMFYSKPTNFHRENVSFNTHSNQGVIKRSEVGRTDVPNEHKKTMPGETCAPDMKIPDDSKNVKAKVNGCKLFGFPLSGETTPQNLQNTAKRSCTKVHKQGSLVGRAIDLSRLSSYADLLSELERLFGMEGLLRDPDKGWRILYTDNENDIMVVGDDPWHEFCNVVCKIHIHSQEEVEKMTIGIINDETNSSLEEAPMIMEPSKSSSVGQPDYYSPTVLKV; encoded by the exons ATGGACATTGATCTAAACCATGCAGTAGTAGTGAGTagtgaggatgatgatgagagcAATGTGGAATGTGACAAAGGTGCTTCATCACCTTCTCCTTCAGGTTCTGCTATGTCTTCTTACCTTGAACTTTGGCATGCTTGTGCTGGACCTCTAACTTCACTCCCAAAGAAAGGGAATGTGGTTGTGTACTTCCCTCAAGGACACTTAGAACAAGCCTCTTCTTTCTCTCATTTCGCACCAATTGATGTGCCTAATTATGATCTTCAGCCTCAAATCCTTTGCAGGGTTGTTAATGTTCAGTTACTT GCTAATAAGGAGAATGATGAGGTTTATACTCAGATTACTTTGCTTCCCCAATCTGATGAG TTGGAAGATAAGAATTTGGAGGGTAAAGAGGTTGAGGAAATTGGAGGAGATGAAGAGGGAAATGGAGTTCCAACCTTAAAGCCAACAACTCATATGTTCTGCAAATCACTCACTGCTTCAGATACCAGCACTCATGGAGGATTCTCTGTTCCTCGCCGAGCTGCCGAAGATTGTTTTCCTCCTTTG GATTATAAACAACAAAGACCCTCTCAAGAGCTTGTAGCAAAAGACCTTCATGGTGTGGAGTGGAGATTTCGCCATATTTATAGAG GGCAACCAAGGAGGCATTTACTCACTACTGGTTGGAGTATGTTTGTTGGCCAAAAGAAACTTGTTTCTGGTGATGCAGTCCTTTTTCTAAG GGGTGAAAATGGAGAACTGAGATTGGGAATCAGAAGAGCTATTAGACCAAGAAATGGTCTTCCTGGAACAGTAATTGGAAACCAAAACTGTTATCccaattttctttcttctgtttCTGATGCAATATCCACCAAAAGCATGTTTCATGTTTTCTACAGTCCAAG AGCAAGTCATGCACCCTTTGTTGTgccatataaaaaatatgttaaaagcATCAACAATCCTGTGACAATTGGGACAAGATTCAAAATGACTTTTGAAATGGATGAATCTCCAGAAAGAAG GTGTGGTGGTGGTACTGTGATTGGAATGAGTGAAGTAGATCCATATAGATGGCCTAAATCAAAGTGGAGATGCTTGATG GTTAGATGGGATGAGGATATTGATACTAATCATCAAGACCGAGTATCTCCATGGGAGATCGATCCTTTCGCTTCCCTCCCTCCTTTGAGTCTTCAGTCTTTCCCAAGACTGAAGAAACTAAGGACGGATGGGCAAGCTGCCGCTCACAGTCACCTCATCACTG CAGGGAGCAGTGGATTGGTGGACTTTGAGGAGTCTGTAAGATCACCAAAGGTCTTGCAAGGTCAAGAAAATGCTGGTTTTCTGTCACTCTATTATGGATGTGACACCTTAACTAACCGGCCGCGATTTGAGATGAGCCCTCTTCCACACGTAGCATCAACAACTGGAGTGAGAAGGGGCAACACTGCTGAGCTTATGAGTGTTCATCCATTCAGCTATGCAGGCTTCACAGAAACTACTAGGTTTCCAAGGGTCTTGCAAGGTCAAGAAATAGGTCCATTGAAATCCCTTAGGGGAAAAGTTGATTTGAGCCTTGGTTCTTGGGGCAAATCCAACAATAGTATTGGTTGCACCACTTTCAACTTTCATCAAGCAACCAAACCACAAGTTCTTGAATCTTCTTATTTTCCCTATGGGGATATTCACAAGAAAACTGCTCAAACCAACATGTTTTACTCGAAACCGACGAATTTCCACAGAGAGAATGTCTCCTTCAACACACATTCCAATCAAGGGGTGATCAAGAGAAGTGAAGTTGGAAGAACAGATGTTCCAAATGAGCATAAGAAGACAATGCCGGGCGAAACTTGTGCGCCGGATATGAAGATTCCAGATGACAGCAAAAATGTTAAGGCAAAGGTAAATGGCTGCAAACTATTTGGATTTCCTTTGTCTGGGGAAACTACCCCTCAAAATTTACAGAACACTGCAAAAAGGAGTTGTACTAAG GTTCACAAGCAAGGAAGCCTAGTAGGAAGAGCCATTGATCTATCAAGATTGAGCAGCTATGCTGACCTGCTGAGTGAACTCGAGAGACTTTTCGGCATGGAAGGCCTTCTTAGAGATCCTGATAAGGGATGGAGGATCCTCTACACtgataatgagaatgatatAATGGTTGTTGGGGATGATCCATGGCA TGAGTTTTGCAATGTGGTGTGCAAGATCCATATACATTCCC